A stretch of Lysobacter sp. K5869 DNA encodes these proteins:
- a CDS encoding cupin domain-containing protein — translation MTDPRIVRRDELSEFYLSERCHVVEHWNSPDDAQASVARIRVAPGTVTQLHRLRGTAERYLIVQGRGRMEVEGLAPAEVGPGDSVFIPADAAQRIAALGDEELLFLAICTPRFVPECYQALEPEAA, via the coding sequence ATGACCGACCCGCGCATCGTCCGCCGCGACGAGCTGTCCGAGTTCTACCTCAGCGAACGCTGCCACGTCGTCGAGCATTGGAACTCGCCCGACGACGCGCAGGCCTCGGTCGCGCGCATCCGCGTCGCGCCGGGCACGGTTACGCAACTGCATCGCCTGCGCGGCACCGCCGAGCGCTATCTGATCGTGCAGGGCCGCGGCCGCATGGAGGTCGAAGGCCTCGCGCCGGCCGAGGTCGGCCCCGGCGACAGCGTCTTCATTCCCGCCGACGCCGCGCAACGCATCGCCGCGCTCGGCGACGAGGAACTGCTGTTCCTGGCGATCTGCACGCCGCGCTTCGTGCCCGAGTGCTACCAAGCGCTCGAACCGGAGGCGGCATGA
- a CDS encoding pyridoxal phosphate-dependent aminotransferase — translation MTLMTAHAPSAPRDAFALLKTLAERYRARQDAPGFAGAPLLDLSIGNPDLAPEPRWRERLQHFVGQDDLHGYGEFRPDLNRRLRERFAAYYQRRFLPAGAPALLDPDRHVVDLLGSKEGIFHSLFACLKPGDAVLLPDPSYTVYQSTARLLGARVKLFACDERGQPRLESIRADQLQAARVLVICSPSNPTGIALSPNKLEEVLDFAERHDLFVVIDRAYAEIAFEPPRGGVLGGAALPAAGAMERVLELHSLSKSCGLAGWRIGFAAGAAALVAKIRTAKFNADFGTFLPLQCVAAEMLDELETVAARNSAVYAARMRRFVDGAAALGWRIEPSHGTFFLWAPLPPGLHGDDLAFVEHLLEATGILVAPGSGFGPGGAGRVRIALVQCDAVLDEALRRLSQWPALRRDAAA, via the coding sequence ATGACCCTCATGACCGCCCACGCGCCGTCCGCGCCGCGCGACGCTTTCGCCCTGCTCAAGACCCTGGCCGAGCGCTACCGCGCGCGCCAGGACGCGCCCGGTTTCGCCGGCGCGCCGCTGCTGGATTTGTCGATCGGCAATCCCGATCTGGCCCCGGAACCGCGCTGGCGCGAACGCCTGCAGCACTTCGTCGGCCAAGACGATCTGCACGGCTACGGCGAATTCCGCCCCGACCTCAACCGCCGCCTGCGCGAACGCTTCGCCGCGTACTACCAGCGCCGTTTTCTGCCGGCCGGCGCGCCGGCCTTGCTCGATCCCGACCGCCACGTGGTCGATCTGCTCGGTTCCAAGGAAGGCATCTTCCACAGCCTGTTCGCCTGCCTGAAACCCGGGGACGCGGTATTGCTGCCCGATCCGTCCTACACCGTGTACCAAAGCACCGCGCGTCTGCTCGGCGCGCGGGTGAAACTGTTCGCCTGCGACGAGCGCGGCCAGCCGCGACTGGAATCGATCCGCGCCGATCAACTGCAAGCCGCGCGGGTGCTGGTGATCTGCTCGCCGAGCAATCCGACCGGCATCGCTTTGTCGCCGAACAAGCTCGAAGAAGTGCTCGATTTCGCCGAACGCCACGATCTGTTCGTGGTGATCGACCGCGCCTACGCCGAAATCGCGTTCGAGCCGCCGCGCGGCGGCGTGCTCGGCGGCGCGGCGCTGCCGGCGGCGGGCGCGATGGAGCGGGTACTGGAACTGCACAGCCTGAGCAAGTCGTGCGGCTTGGCCGGCTGGCGCATCGGTTTCGCCGCCGGCGCGGCGGCGTTGGTGGCGAAGATCCGCACGGCCAAGTTCAACGCCGATTTCGGCACTTTCCTGCCGCTGCAATGCGTGGCCGCGGAAATGCTCGACGAACTGGAAACCGTCGCCGCGCGCAACAGCGCCGTCTACGCCGCGCGCATGCGCCGCTTCGTCGACGGCGCGGCCGCGCTGGGTTGGCGGATCGAGCCGTCGCACGGCACGTTCTTCCTGTGGGCGCCGCTGCCGCCGGGGCTGCACGGCGACGATCTGGCGTTCGTCGAGCACCTGTTGGAGGCGACCGGCATTTTGGTCGCGCCCGGCAGCGGCTTCGGCCCGGGCGGCGCGGGGCGGGTGCGGATCGCGCTGGTGCAATGCGATGCGGTGTTGGACGAAGCGCTGCGGCGATTGAGCCAATGGCCGGCGTTGCGCCGCGACGCGGCGGCGTGA
- a CDS encoding ADP-ribosylglycohydrolase family protein, which produces MSASPDLRQRYLGCLLGLACGDAVGTTVEFKARGDFAPLTDLTGGGPFGLRAGEWTDDTSMALCLGASLLHCRGFDPRDQMNRYCNWRSHGYLSSNGECFDIGTTVSAALDRYLRSGDPYAGDPSPRAAGNGALMRLAPVPMLWRRDPERVRRYAAESTRTTHGAAEALDCSRLFASQLRAALMGAGVEAVLTPAMPPPQSEKVAAIHARAYAGKREDEIRGNGYSVDSLEAALWCFLHTDSFEAAILRAANLGEDADTTAAICGQIAGAHYGVDAIPQHWLQRLVMREDIAAMAEALLALSEEPFDAELAEPAR; this is translated from the coding sequence ATGAGCGCGTCGCCCGATCTGCGCCAGCGCTACCTCGGCTGCCTGCTCGGCCTGGCTTGCGGCGACGCGGTCGGTACCACGGTCGAATTCAAGGCGCGCGGCGATTTCGCGCCGCTGACCGACCTGACCGGCGGCGGGCCGTTCGGCCTGCGCGCGGGCGAATGGACCGACGACACCTCGATGGCGCTGTGCCTGGGCGCGAGCCTGCTGCATTGCCGCGGTTTCGACCCGCGCGACCAGATGAACCGCTATTGCAACTGGCGCTCGCACGGTTACCTGAGCAGCAACGGCGAGTGCTTCGACATCGGCACGACGGTGAGCGCGGCGCTCGACCGCTATCTGCGCAGCGGCGATCCCTACGCCGGCGACCCGAGCCCGCGCGCGGCCGGCAACGGCGCGTTGATGCGCCTGGCGCCGGTGCCGATGCTGTGGCGGCGCGATCCCGAACGCGTCCGCCGTTACGCCGCCGAATCCACCCGCACCACCCACGGCGCGGCCGAGGCGCTGGATTGCTCGCGCCTGTTCGCCAGCCAGTTGCGCGCGGCGCTGATGGGCGCGGGCGTCGAAGCGGTGCTGACGCCGGCGATGCCGCCGCCGCAGAGCGAGAAAGTCGCGGCGATCCACGCCCGCGCCTACGCCGGCAAGCGCGAGGACGAGATCCGCGGCAACGGCTACAGCGTCGATTCGCTGGAAGCCGCGCTGTGGTGCTTCCTGCACACCGATTCGTTCGAGGCCGCGATTCTGCGCGCGGCCAACCTCGGCGAGGACGCCGACACCACCGCGGCGATCTGCGGGCAGATCGCCGGCGCGCATTACGGCGTGGACGCGATTCCGCAGCATTGGCTGCAGCGGTTGGTCATGCGCGAGGACATCGCGGCGATGGCCGAGGCGCTGCTGGCCTTGTCCGAAGAACCTTTCGACGCGGAATTGGCGGAGCCGGCGCGCTGA
- a CDS encoding pyridoxal-dependent decarboxylase encodes MSMLQRLALPPTSAPDAPDRLQALIERTLELDRHVQRRARADLAALPELPLAPAARAQLGPKYPARAFDYQRELERDEDDAPASEAALLDEVARYFRGAIRPQSRHSLFNMVPEPSVESTAAAWLATAYNANSLMDAFGGEALLIEQQVARRIGRWAGWPDAMGISCNGGKFTIMYAIKSALSRIAPESPREGLPRDLVILCSEGAHYCVEHAASLLGLGSGRCLRVPSGSDGRMRPEALKRMLDEEHARGRRVAAIVCCGGTTINFNCEDTVEVREIADTFAREHGLPERPYLHLDSVIGWLYLSLLDADDTQLQKRVPDPRSRARIAEVLRRLRGVQGFDSLGVDFHKDGLCPYASSFFVARDHRFMDELGDGSYRYGDKDFHYGQFRAYRYTFENSRPGQGILAAWVNLRRLGRDGYGEYLAGLHDARNSLADALQRHGLFRVLNRASLGWELVFEAPFAPDLIELAPSYQDLALGFMQECWDRVNAGYDLPLFSIVPGYRIDNDPAAVTTGFLLYPMQQRSDGDWDEAVEHIAAQFHDFQARLRAQPRALGATPFEKPIR; translated from the coding sequence ATGAGCATGCTGCAACGCCTCGCCCTGCCGCCCACGTCCGCGCCCGACGCGCCGGACCGCCTGCAGGCCTTGATCGAACGCACTCTCGAACTGGACCGTCACGTGCAGCGGCGCGCGCGCGCCGATCTGGCCGCGTTGCCGGAGCTGCCGCTCGCGCCCGCCGCGCGCGCGCAGCTCGGGCCGAAATATCCCGCGCGCGCGTTCGATTACCAGCGCGAACTCGAACGCGACGAGGACGACGCGCCCGCCAGCGAAGCCGCGTTGCTGGACGAAGTCGCGCGCTACTTCCGCGGCGCGATCCGCCCGCAATCGCGCCATTCGCTGTTCAACATGGTGCCCGAGCCGAGCGTGGAATCCACCGCCGCCGCGTGGCTGGCCACCGCCTACAACGCCAACAGCCTGATGGACGCGTTCGGCGGCGAAGCGCTGCTGATCGAACAGCAAGTGGCGCGGCGCATCGGCCGCTGGGCCGGCTGGCCGGACGCGATGGGGATTTCCTGCAACGGCGGCAAGTTCACCATCATGTACGCGATCAAATCGGCGTTGAGCCGGATCGCGCCGGAGTCGCCGCGCGAAGGTCTGCCGCGCGATCTGGTGATCCTGTGCAGCGAGGGCGCGCATTACTGCGTCGAACACGCCGCCAGCCTGCTCGGCCTGGGCTCGGGCCGCTGCCTGCGCGTACCCAGCGGCAGCGACGGCCGCATGCGGCCGGAGGCCTTGAAGCGCATGCTCGACGAAGAGCACGCGCGCGGCCGCCGGGTCGCGGCGATCGTGTGCTGCGGCGGCACCACGATCAATTTCAATTGCGAAGACACGGTCGAGGTGCGCGAGATCGCCGACACCTTCGCCCGCGAGCACGGCTTGCCGGAACGTCCGTACCTGCACCTGGACAGCGTGATCGGCTGGCTCTACCTGAGCCTGCTCGACGCCGACGACACGCAGTTGCAAAAACGCGTGCCCGACCCGCGCAGCCGCGCGCGCATCGCCGAAGTGCTGCGCCGCCTGCGCGGCGTGCAGGGCTTCGATTCGCTCGGCGTGGACTTCCACAAGGACGGCCTGTGCCCGTACGCGAGCAGCTTCTTCGTCGCCCGCGACCATCGCTTCATGGACGAACTCGGCGACGGCAGCTACCGCTACGGCGACAAGGATTTCCACTACGGCCAGTTCCGCGCCTACCGCTACACCTTCGAGAACTCGCGGCCGGGGCAGGGCATTCTCGCCGCGTGGGTCAACTTGCGCCGGCTCGGCCGCGACGGCTACGGCGAGTACCTCGCCGGCTTGCACGACGCGCGCAATTCGCTCGCCGATGCGTTGCAGCGGCACGGCCTGTTCCGCGTGCTCAACCGCGCCAGCCTGGGCTGGGAACTGGTGTTCGAAGCGCCGTTCGCGCCGGATCTGATCGAACTGGCGCCGTCGTATCAGGATCTGGCGCTGGGCTTCATGCAGGAGTGCTGGGACCGGGTCAACGCCGGCTACGATCTGCCGCTTTTCAGCATCGTGCCGGGCTATCGCATCGACAACGATCCGGCCGCGGTGACCACCGGCTTTCTGTTGTATCCGATGCAGCAGCGCAGCGACGGAGACTGGGACGAGGCGGTGGAGCACATCGCCGCGCAGTTCCACGACTTCCAGGCGCGCCTGCGCGCGCAGCCGCGCGCGCTGGGCGCGACGCCGTTCGAAAAGCCGATCCGCTGA
- a CDS encoding PLP-dependent aminotransferase family protein: MKRYQALAADLARSIRQGLLRPGQRLPSVRQTSAARKLSPATVFQAYYLLEAQGLVRSRPRSGYYVAEAAQRLPPEPDTPSAPAGESRPVDVSALVFEVLESAMAREIVPLGSAFMSPALFPLAKLGRAMAHEAVHLDPRSTVDDLTPGNAELRRHIALRYRVEGIELGASDLVICNGAIEALNLCIAAVTQPGDAVLVESPCFYAALQTLERRGLRAVEVPTHPRDGIELGALDAAIRRHAPKACWLMTSFQNPLGASLPEAKTRELVDLLARHEVPLIEDDVYGELHFGARRRLPAKAFDTRGLVLHCSSFSKTLAPGYRIGWAAPGRYAQQVARLKLTNTLSTCVPAQLAIARYLQRGGYERHLRGLRKTLAQQQAAYLDAVARHFPAGTRVTRPDGGYFLWIELPPGGDALALQRQAAQRGISIAPGPMFSAERGYARCLRLNYGHPLDARIEQALATLGALCAAPPA, from the coding sequence ATGAAGCGCTACCAAGCCCTCGCCGCCGATCTCGCCCGCTCGATCCGCCAGGGCCTGCTGCGCCCGGGCCAGCGGCTGCCCTCGGTGCGCCAGACCAGCGCCGCGCGCAAGCTCAGTCCGGCCACGGTGTTCCAGGCGTATTACCTGCTCGAAGCGCAGGGGCTGGTGCGCTCGCGGCCGCGTTCGGGCTACTACGTGGCCGAGGCGGCGCAGCGGCTGCCGCCGGAGCCGGACACGCCGTCGGCGCCGGCCGGCGAATCGCGACCGGTGGATGTCAGCGCGCTGGTGTTCGAGGTGCTGGAGTCGGCGATGGCGCGCGAGATCGTGCCGCTGGGCTCGGCCTTCATGAGCCCGGCGCTGTTCCCGCTGGCCAAGCTCGGGCGGGCGATGGCGCACGAGGCCGTGCATCTGGATCCGCGCAGCACCGTCGACGACCTCACCCCGGGCAACGCCGAACTGCGCCGCCACATCGCGCTGCGCTATCGGGTCGAAGGCATCGAGCTCGGCGCCAGCGATCTGGTGATCTGCAACGGCGCGATCGAAGCGCTGAACCTGTGCATCGCCGCGGTGACCCAGCCCGGCGACGCGGTGCTGGTCGAATCGCCGTGCTTCTACGCCGCGCTGCAAACCCTGGAGCGGCGCGGTCTGCGCGCGGTCGAAGTGCCGACCCATCCGCGCGACGGCATCGAGCTCGGCGCGCTAGACGCGGCGATCCGCCGCCACGCGCCGAAGGCCTGCTGGCTGATGACGAGCTTCCAAAATCCCTTGGGCGCGAGCCTGCCGGAGGCCAAGACGCGCGAGCTGGTGGACCTGCTCGCGCGCCACGAGGTGCCGCTGATCGAGGACGACGTCTACGGCGAACTGCACTTCGGCGCGCGCCGCCGGCTGCCGGCGAAGGCGTTCGACACGCGCGGGCTGGTGCTGCATTGCTCGTCGTTCTCCAAGACGCTGGCGCCGGGCTACCGCATCGGCTGGGCCGCGCCGGGGCGCTACGCACAACAGGTCGCGCGGCTGAAACTCACCAACACGCTGAGCACCTGCGTGCCGGCGCAGTTGGCGATCGCGCGCTATCTGCAGCGCGGCGGCTACGAGCGGCATCTGCGCGGGCTGCGCAAGACGCTGGCGCAGCAACAGGCGGCGTATCTGGACGCGGTGGCGCGGCATTTCCCCGCCGGCACCCGCGTCACCCGCCCGGACGGCGGCTATTTCCTGTGGATCGAGCTGCCGCCCGGCGGCGACGCGCTGGCCTTGCAGCGGCAGGCCGCGCAACGCGGCATCAGCATCGCGCCGGGGCCGATGTTCTCGGCCGAACGCGGTTACGCGCGCTGTCTGCGGCTCAACTACGGCCACCCGCTCGATGCGCGAATCGAGCAGGCGCTAGCAACCTTGGGCGCGCTTTGCGCGGCGCCACCGGCGTAA
- a CDS encoding DMT family transporter: protein MTTGSRAHAVALALGAGALWGTLGLITRALLGHGLSAAQLGWLRLSGAFVLTLSIAAALGRLRALSWRQWGWLAAIGLICQALSSVSFSAAVAGAGSSLAIVLLCMGPLFTAAINRLWFGERLDAAAWRSMLLALIGLAATVLCGHGESAAAELFGPRWYAGVAWGLLSGLCYGLFPIFARALGAIDTWVLVSFSLGLGAAFLAPLQGAAPSALPPWADSAAWLWIAALILIPTVFADVLYVRAIALGGPMLATVFALVEVPASALYARWWLGAPIAPAQWLGIALFCTGLAGLALRRGPAAAAPAAAADLPAVQPETPP from the coding sequence ATGACCACCGGATCGCGCGCGCACGCCGTCGCGCTCGCCCTCGGCGCCGGCGCGCTGTGGGGAACGCTGGGGCTGATCACCCGCGCACTGTTGGGACACGGCTTGAGCGCGGCGCAACTGGGCTGGCTGCGCTTGAGCGGAGCGTTCGTTCTGACGTTGTCGATCGCCGCCGCGCTGGGCCGCCTGCGCGCGCTGAGCTGGCGCCAATGGGGTTGGCTGGCGGCGATCGGACTGATCTGCCAAGCGCTGAGCAGCGTGTCGTTTTCCGCCGCGGTGGCCGGCGCCGGCAGCAGTCTGGCGATCGTGCTGCTGTGCATGGGGCCGTTGTTCACCGCCGCGATCAACCGCCTGTGGTTCGGCGAACGCCTCGATGCGGCGGCGTGGCGTTCGATGCTGCTGGCGCTGATCGGACTGGCGGCGACCGTGCTGTGCGGCCACGGCGAAAGCGCTGCGGCCGAACTGTTCGGCCCGCGCTGGTACGCGGGCGTCGCGTGGGGTTTGTTGTCGGGCCTGTGCTACGGCCTGTTTCCGATCTTCGCCCGCGCGCTCGGCGCGATCGATACCTGGGTGCTGGTGAGTTTCAGCCTCGGCCTCGGCGCCGCGTTCCTGGCGCCGCTGCAAGGCGCGGCGCCGTCGGCGCTGCCGCCGTGGGCCGACAGCGCGGCGTGGCTGTGGATCGCCGCCTTGATCCTGATTCCGACCGTGTTCGCCGACGTGCTGTACGTGCGCGCCATCGCGCTCGGCGGCCCGATGCTGGCGACGGTGTTCGCCTTGGTCGAAGTGCCGGCCTCGGCGCTGTACGCGCGCTGGTGGCTGGGCGCGCCGATCGCGCCCGCGCAATGGCTCGGCATCGCGCTTTTCTGTACCGGCCTGGCCGGGTTGGCGTTGCGCCGCGGCCCCGCCGCGGCGGCGCCGGCGGCTGCGGCCGATCTTCCCGCCGTGCAACCGGAGACACCGCCATGA
- a CDS encoding amidohydrolase family protein codes for MPSHRLLVLALASALAAPAFAQTPPPAPAPQERKGQDADKPAAQLEQDALKPAGTDPARASAATAKGASKGADKDEKKWDVSAADGPTKTIAFDTDEGTWMDLDVAPDGREIAFSLLGDIYLLPIGGGQARRVSSGPAWDVQPRFSPDGRQIAFTSDRGGGNNLWRMNRDGGNPVAVTKEDFRLLNNPAWTPDGQYLIGRKHFTGERSLGAGELWIYHAAAGGGGLQLTKQKNDQQDLGEPAVSPDGRYVYFSEDVTGGPSFQYNKNPHDTIYAIKRLDRQTGKTATVIDTAGGAVRPQPSPDGKSLAFVKRIREKSVLHILDLASGEARPVWDGLSHDMQEAWAIFGPYANFAWTPDSKSVVIWAQGKLWRVDMASGKPAQIPFSAHIEQTVAQALRFEQTLDAGRFDPKMIRDVATSADGKTLIFHAVGQLWRKRLPDGKPERLTGNDNLYEYQPSFSADGGKLLYTTWSDEALSAIYVTGAGGGGGKRLTQDKGFYYSPHFSPDGRRIVYAKTGGGGLTGSLWSVDRGIYVMNADGGKPVRVAASGESPQFSADGTRVYYLTGGGLKKKLMSVGLNGEDEREVFNLKYVDSISISPDGKWVAFTELFNAYVAPLMTGTGSVELSRDSKALPVAQVSADVGSYLHWSADSKSLHWMVGNQYHSRPLNQAFSFLPGAPATIAKPSSDERGIAVGLEVPVYTPKDTVAFTHARVVTMRNADNSQEVIEDGTVVVRGDEIVAVGPSAQVAVPAGARSIDASGKTILPGYIDVHAHASHFGQGVVPQQNWAYYTNLSFGITTMHDPSATTEFVFSESELVKAGKMVGPRVFSTGTVLYGADGDFKAVVNSLDDARSHLRRMKANGAFSVKSYNQPRREQHQQINQAARELGMLVVEEGGSTFNHNLPMILDGATGIEHNIPVAPLYKDVVELWRQTDVRNTPTLVVSYGGLSGEYWWYARDNVWEDKKLNRFFPRETLDARSIRRETAPDWDYWHVQVSKSVKKLRDAGIKIQVGGHGQLQGLSANWEIWMLTQGGMSNFEALRAATIDGADYLGLSKSLGSLETGKKADLVVLNSNPLENIRATIDTRYVMVDGRLFDVDADMAEIGNKAEKAPFFYWQRHRDGRTFGAEYGPTSVCHCPKGHGPHPAHEDDGD; via the coding sequence ATGCCCAGCCACCGCTTGCTCGTTCTCGCGCTCGCCAGCGCGCTCGCCGCTCCGGCCTTCGCTCAGACGCCGCCGCCGGCGCCCGCTCCTCAGGAACGCAAAGGCCAGGACGCCGACAAACCCGCCGCGCAGCTCGAACAGGACGCGCTCAAGCCCGCCGGCACCGACCCGGCGCGCGCCTCGGCCGCGACCGCCAAGGGCGCGTCGAAGGGCGCCGACAAGGACGAGAAGAAGTGGGACGTGAGCGCCGCCGACGGCCCGACCAAGACCATCGCCTTCGACACCGACGAAGGCACCTGGATGGATCTCGACGTGGCCCCGGACGGCCGCGAGATCGCGTTCTCCCTGCTCGGCGACATCTACCTGCTGCCGATCGGCGGCGGTCAGGCGCGCCGCGTCAGCAGCGGCCCGGCCTGGGACGTGCAGCCGCGCTTCTCGCCCGACGGCCGCCAGATCGCCTTCACCTCCGACCGCGGCGGCGGCAACAACCTGTGGCGGATGAACCGCGACGGCGGCAATCCGGTCGCGGTGACCAAGGAAGACTTCCGCCTGCTCAACAACCCGGCCTGGACGCCCGACGGGCAGTACCTGATCGGCCGCAAGCACTTCACCGGCGAGCGCTCGCTCGGCGCCGGCGAGCTGTGGATCTACCACGCCGCCGCGGGCGGCGGCGGCTTGCAGCTGACCAAGCAGAAGAACGACCAGCAGGATCTCGGCGAACCGGCGGTGTCGCCGGACGGCCGCTACGTCTATTTCTCCGAGGACGTCACCGGCGGCCCGAGCTTCCAGTACAACAAGAACCCGCACGACACCATCTACGCGATCAAGCGTCTGGACCGCCAGACCGGCAAGACTGCGACGGTGATCGACACCGCCGGCGGCGCGGTGCGCCCGCAACCGTCGCCCGACGGCAAGTCGCTGGCCTTCGTCAAGCGCATCCGCGAGAAGTCGGTGCTGCATATTCTCGATCTCGCCAGCGGCGAAGCGCGGCCGGTGTGGGACGGCCTCTCGCACGACATGCAGGAAGCCTGGGCGATCTTCGGCCCCTACGCCAATTTCGCCTGGACGCCGGATTCCAAGTCGGTGGTGATCTGGGCGCAGGGCAAGCTGTGGCGCGTCGACATGGCCAGCGGCAAGCCGGCGCAGATTCCCTTCAGCGCGCACATCGAACAAACCGTGGCGCAGGCGCTGCGCTTCGAACAGACGCTCGACGCCGGCCGCTTCGACCCGAAGATGATCCGCGACGTCGCCACCAGCGCCGACGGCAAGACCCTGATCTTCCACGCGGTCGGCCAGCTGTGGCGCAAGCGCCTGCCCGACGGCAAGCCCGAGCGTTTGACCGGCAACGACAACCTCTACGAATACCAGCCCAGCTTCAGCGCCGACGGCGGCAAGCTGCTCTACACCACCTGGTCGGACGAAGCGCTCAGCGCGATCTACGTCACCGGCGCGGGCGGCGGCGGCGGCAAGCGCCTGACCCAGGACAAGGGCTTCTACTACAGCCCGCATTTCTCGCCCGACGGACGCCGCATCGTCTACGCCAAGACCGGCGGCGGCGGCCTCACCGGCAGCCTGTGGTCGGTGGACCGCGGCATCTACGTGATGAACGCCGACGGCGGCAAGCCGGTGCGCGTGGCCGCCAGCGGCGAGTCGCCGCAGTTCAGCGCCGACGGCACCCGCGTGTACTACCTCACCGGCGGCGGCCTCAAGAAGAAGCTGATGTCGGTCGGTTTGAACGGCGAGGACGAGCGCGAGGTCTTCAACCTCAAGTACGTCGATTCGATCAGCATCAGCCCCGACGGCAAGTGGGTGGCGTTCACCGAGCTGTTCAACGCCTATGTCGCGCCGTTGATGACCGGCACCGGCTCGGTCGAACTCAGCCGCGACAGCAAGGCGCTGCCGGTGGCGCAGGTCAGCGCCGACGTCGGCAGCTATCTGCACTGGTCGGCCGATTCCAAGTCGCTGCACTGGATGGTCGGCAACCAGTACCACTCGCGTCCGCTCAATCAGGCGTTCTCGTTCCTGCCGGGCGCGCCGGCGACCATCGCCAAGCCCTCGTCCGACGAGCGCGGCATCGCGGTCGGGCTCGAAGTGCCGGTCTACACGCCCAAGGACACCGTCGCCTTCACCCACGCGCGCGTGGTCACGATGCGCAACGCCGACAACAGCCAGGAGGTGATCGAAGACGGCACCGTGGTGGTGCGCGGCGACGAGATCGTCGCGGTCGGCCCCAGCGCGCAGGTCGCCGTGCCGGCCGGCGCGCGCAGCATCGACGCCAGCGGCAAGACCATCCTGCCGGGCTACATCGACGTGCACGCGCACGCCTCGCACTTCGGCCAGGGCGTCGTCCCGCAGCAGAACTGGGCGTACTACACCAACCTCTCGTTCGGCATCACCACCATGCACGATCCCTCGGCCACGACCGAGTTCGTGTTCTCCGAGTCCGAACTGGTCAAGGCCGGCAAGATGGTCGGCCCGCGCGTGTTCTCCACCGGCACCGTGCTGTACGGCGCCGACGGCGATTTCAAGGCGGTGGTCAATTCGCTCGACGACGCGCGCAGCCACTTGCGCCGGATGAAGGCCAACGGCGCGTTCTCGGTCAAGAGCTACAACCAGCCGCGGCGCGAGCAGCACCAGCAAATCAATCAGGCCGCGCGCGAACTCGGCATGCTGGTGGTCGAGGAAGGCGGTTCGACCTTCAACCACAACCTGCCGATGATCCTCGACGGCGCCACCGGCATCGAGCACAACATTCCGGTCGCGCCGCTGTACAAGGACGTGGTCGAGCTGTGGCGGCAGACCGACGTGCGCAACACGCCGACCTTGGTGGTCAGCTACGGCGGTTTGTCCGGCGAGTATTGGTGGTACGCGCGCGACAACGTCTGGGAAGACAAGAAGCTCAACCGCTTCTTCCCGCGCGAAACGCTGGACGCGCGCTCGATCCGCCGCGAAACCGCGCCGGACTGGGATTACTGGCACGTGCAGGTGTCCAAGTCGGTGAAGAAGCTGCGCGACGCCGGGATCAAGATCCAGGTCGGCGGCCACGGCCAGTTGCAGGGCCTGTCGGCGAACTGGGAAATCTGGATGCTGACCCAGGGCGGCATGAGCAACTTCGAGGCGCTGCGCGCGGCGACCATCGACGGCGCCGATTACCTCGGCCTGTCGAAGTCGCTGGGTTCGCTGGAAACCGGCAAGAAGGCCGATCTGGTGGTGCTCAACAGCAATCCGCTGGAGAACATCCGCGCCACCATCGACACCCGCTACGTGATGGTCGACGGGCGCTTGTTCGACGTCGACGCGGACATGGCCGAGATCGGCAACAAGGCCGAGAAGGCGCCGTTCTTCTACTGGCAGCGCCATCGCGACGGCCGCACCTTCGGCGCCGAGTACGGCCCGACCTCGGTCTGCCATTGCCCGAAGGGGCACGGGCCGCATCCGGCGCACGAAGACGACGGGGACTGA
- a CDS encoding twin transmembrane helix small protein, which produces MKLLLVAGFLAVILYNLSAGLYYMLVDKGASKRTVNALTRRIGFSIALIALVIVGIATGVVQPHGVGV; this is translated from the coding sequence ATGAAACTGCTGTTGGTCGCCGGTTTCCTCGCCGTGATCCTCTACAACCTCAGCGCCGGTCTGTACTACATGCTGGTCGACAAGGGCGCCAGCAAGCGCACGGTCAACGCGCTCACCCGCCGCATCGGCTTTTCCATCGCGCTGATCGCGCTGGTGATCGTCGGCATCGCCACCGGCGTGGTGCAGCCGCACGGCGTGGGCGTGTGA